The segment TGTGTATCCACTCATGATGCTCAAATAGGGCGTGTATCTGCTCATGATGCTCAAATAGGGGGCGTATCCACTCATGATGCTCAAATAGGGGCGTGTATATGCTCATGATGCTCAAATAGGAGGCGTATCTACTCATGATGGTCAAATAGGGGCGTGTATGCGATCATGGTGCTCAAATAGGGGAATATGCGCTCATGATGCTCAAATAGGGGCGTATCAGCTTATGATGCTCAAATAGGGGGTGTATACGCTCATGATGCTCAAATCAAATAGGGGTTATATCAATTCATGTTGCTCAAATAGTGGGTGTATATGTGCTCATTATGCTCAAATGGGCCGTATATGTTCATTATGCTCAAATAAGGGATGTAAATGCTCATGATGCTCAAATAGGGGCATATCCGCTCATGGTGTTCAAACGGGGCGTATCTGCTCATGATGTTCAAATAGGGGGCGTATCCTCTCATGATGCTCAAATAGGGGTGCGTATGTGCTCATGGTGCTCAGATAGGGGTGTGTATGTGCTCATGGTGCTCAAATAGTGGGCCTGTATGCATTCATGATGCTCAAATAGGGGCATATCCGCTCATGGTGTTCAAATAGGGGGCGTATCCGCTCATGATGCTCAAATAGGGGTGTGTATCCACTCATGATGCTCAAATAGGGCGTGTATCTGCTCATGATGCTCAAATAGGGGCGTGTATATGCTCATGATGCTCAAATAGGGGCGTGTATATGCTCATGATGCTCAAATAGGAGGCGTATCTACTCATGATGGTCAAATAGGGGCGTGTATGCGATCATGGTGCTCAAATAGGGGAATATGCGCTCATGATGCTCAAATAGGGGCGTATCAGCTTATGATGCTCAAATAGGGGGTGTATACGCTCATGATGCTCAAATATGGGACATAAACACTCATGACGCTCAAATCAAATAGGGGTTATATCAATTCATGTTGCTCAAATAGTGGGTGTATATGCGCTCATTATGCTCAAATGGGCCGTATATGTTCATTATGCTCAAATAAGGGATGTAAATGCTCATGATGCTCAAATTGGGGTGTATCCACTCATGATGCTCAAATAGGGTGCGCATCCATTCAGGATGGTCAAATAATGGCTGTATATGGTCATGATGCTCAAATAGAGGAAGTAAATGCTCATGATGCTCAAATAGGGGTTGTGTccattcatgatgggggaggagaaagAGGGAGCAAGCAGGACATATGTAGAAAGACtttagaaagagagatggcggAGATATTACCCAAGAGTAAAGGACAGAGGAATATAATCTGAAAAAGAAGGGTTTCGATCAGGCAAGAGCTAGGACCCATGTTAATATTGGAAACGTTTTCCAGTGCTGGCGAGACGTTAGAGAGTGGGAAATGCTGAGGTTGCTTTGTTTCTACTCGATACGGGAGTAACATTGGTTTTTGCTGTTTCACAGAACCAAGATATGCTGTTGTTGAATCTCGGCTGATACTTGTGAACACGAACAGTTGCCTGTGTTCCATAGCGTGCTTGTTATTTTGGGGGTGAAGCAATAAAGGGAGGTTTCTTCACCAGCTTCTTTGCAGTATAAAAATTTTTTGTATTGACAGCTTGGGAATGTTCACGTTCGTCTGAACAGATGCATTAACGGCCGTTcattgtaattaaaatgtttatcgCACCAAACATCTGaattggtgtgaacaggccttaatcCTACTGTTTGACGGATTCCATTGTCAGGTACATCTAAATCTTACACAATGTGCTTGGAACTGAATCCTGAAGGTTGGTCACTGTGACCACTTGCGGACAGCGATTTTCTATATGAGCCAGTAGATGTAGATACGTGATTGTTTAAATCTCCTCCCACATGAAAGGCAAtggtacggcttctctccaTTGTGGACTCTTTTATGTTTTGTCAggtttcttctttcttttcttctttcttcaTTCTTCATTCTTTTGTGCCGCTTCAAGTCTCTTGTTCTTATGAAGGAATTTCCACACTCAGAGCCTTTTCAGGTGCTTTTTCAGCAGTGACTCCAAAACAATGTTTTACCACAGTCATCACAGCCAAATAGAGTGAAACTGCAGGTGAAATTTGAGAATTTGCGCCTGTGTGAAACCTTTACCACAAAGATGGCATGAGAAAGGCCTCTCAACCTGTGTGAATTCTTATGTGATGCTTCAGAAGTCTTCGTTGAGTGAAGCTTCTCTCACATTGAGggcatgtgaacggcttctctccagtgtgaattcttatGTGACCATCAAGATGTCCTTTAGTTTGGAaagtcttttcacactgagggcAATTGTAAAGACTCTCTCTAGTGTGACTTTTCATGTGAACATTAAGACTTCCTTTACGTGTGAAACACTTTCCACATTGAGGACATGCAAACGGCCTCTCACCAGTGTGAATTCCTATGTGTTCCTTAAGGTGTCCTTTATatatgaaactctttccacactgggGGCATGTGTAAAGCCTCTCTTTGGTGTGACTTCTAATGTGAATATTAAGGTTTCCTTTCCGTgcgaaactctttccacattgaggGCATGTAAAAGGCCTCTCACCATTGTGACTTCGTAAGTGGTCCTTAAGGTGTCCATTACACGTGTAAGTCTTTCCACACTGTGGGCACATAAAAGGCCTATCTTGGGTGTGAATTTTAATGTGAACGTTAAGGTTTCCTTTACTCGTGAAaccctttccacactgagggcatgtGAATGGCCTCTCACCAGTGTGAGTTATTATATGAGCCCCAAGGTGACCTTTTTGTGTGAAGGTCTTCTCACACCGAGAACATTTGTAAGGCCTCTCACCAGTGTGGACTCTTATGTGATATTTCAGGTGTCCTTTTCGGGAGAAAGTCTTTCCACAATGGTGGCATGTGAAAGAATTTGTGGCTTCTTGATTGAAACCCCCATCTGTTTGTAAAGAAATAGTGATTTCTCCATATTTGAAATTGGGTGATTCCTGATTCTCCGTTTCATTCTGTGTCTGATTTTCCTCATTCGATTCCATCAGTTCTAAAATAAACATAGTAgcatattaataatcaattcAATAAGGACAAATGCTAAATTAAAGAcaaagtttattaaaaaataaacaaaagccACGTTTCCACTGAAATTACctggaacaatttgtcccatGCATACTTTTTTCCCTCAGACCTGCTGCCATCTGCATTTCCATTGCGTTCTAAAGTACCACGAAGATTAGTCCAGTGACGTAGGACTGTGTGCAACTTTCCTGTTCCTGCTGGATTTAGTCCTCCACATATAAGCTTAAAATCTGAACCTCGTCGTTGGTCCAtcggttgtatttttaaactccAGTGCTGATTCAAATAGCAAACATCTCTTACTGCACGCACCGcaacaaacttttaaaaatggtggtttaAATGAAATGCtgcgtgaactcaaccaatcagcatgttcagcaggttcctgaactttgaagaAGTACTACCTTGTGAGCAGGGACGTTCTGAGGGAGAAATTTTTATGCGGATCTTAGACCCAGGTGCCTGCAGTCGAAACACACTGAGTACCACCCAAAAGTCCCTAGTTTCTGGAGAAAGGTCCTGGGGTGAAAACGCAGCTAAATACACAAATTCAACAGATGCAGTTCAAGTCTTTATGTTATTCTACGGTTCTAAAGTTGTATAACTAAAGCCAGCAAATCTGGTAAACTGTCAGAAACTTTGTTACTTTAatgcagtggtctcaaactaaTTTCCTGGAGGGCCAGGAATTGTGCTCTAcacagttttgctccaaccctaatcaaacacacctgttcCAGCttatcaaggtctttaggattactagaaacttccaagcaGGTGTGAGGTTGGAACTGATTGGAGCTAAACTGTGCAGAGCAGTGGCCCTCCAGAAATTGTGCCTTAATGGTTTCTCAGTAGTGATTACCAAGCAATTATAAATtgacaccaacctctttgttcttccaCATCTTCATCATTCATTCTGCATGATTCAGCATCACTGATGTCTCCACTCTCTTCGACAAATTCCATCTTTACAACAGTGTTACGTAGAATGTGTTGTTACAGCACACTTGATTCTTGCTGGCTTGAACCAAATTGGCCCCTTTGATGGGAATGCTTCCAACAATTATTGGTGAACTGCTGTGGGAGTGGCTTCACTCCATATTGTGTTGTATGATTTGCTGTGTGGCATGGAGGACTACAGGACCAAacctgtaaaaataaataaccaaaTCCTTTTTTTATTCCGCCACCTGTTAACATGCAGCCAAATGACATTGTTACTTATGGCACTTAGTATGCTGTGTACCCCCCTCATGAATCACTAAAGGATGTACCGTACCCTTACCTTACCAACGCCTTCAATCCTTCCTAATTTCTCCCAGATCTGCTGCAATACCTGTGGGTGGATTTTCCCTACCTGAGGAAGTTATCTGTGTTTATGAGGCCTAGCATTGTGTTATTCAGAGGGAGCGCAGATGTTACTGTCTTCACACTTGCATCTCCTTGGTCCACGTCTGCAGGTAGCATCCTTGCCAGCTTGTATGTCATAGTAATTGTGGCAAGCAGGGCAGGGCTGAGAGCAGTGGGAATGGAGCGAAttcggtggcgcgagtgttaatgagcattACCTGTGCTCCACACCGGTCTCGAGTTCCACGAAGGAGCTCCGGAAGGATAAAAGGAGGACTGATGACAGTGGAAGACAAGAGAGGACCATGCTTGATCTTTATGTTGTGGTTTTGTTTTAGTACATGTGGCCGTCGTCCATGAGGAGCTTCcactttactttcattttgttgtttatgttattttgtgattaaaattatgttgaatgttcgccggttcccaccTCAATCTTCCTGGGTTTCGGCACCACTTTTACAAGGTTTAGGTTCAAGGAAGAAGGATATGGGACCCTGGTCCTCTCGTTATCACTCCTCCTTTAATACTTCTGAAGGTCCTTCGTGGGATTTGAGACCGAAATTCTAAGCTTAAGTCAATGGATCGAAAAGTGTAGTGCGACTGCCCCTTTATTCTGATTTCACAACACTAGCTGGGCCAGCTCAATGTAGATTTGCTAAAAGAACCATTTGGCATGATGGTAGAAAATCGACCAATGGCATGAAATCCAAGCACTTGTGCTTCTCATCATTCAGAGGTCTAAGAGCAGTTGGTAATATGTAAATCTGGAAGTATGTTACTCCCATTTTCAAATTTGCATTTGGTGCAGTCGCACCCAAGTTTCCTGCATCAGCAATAgggaaataaaatttctgtggCGGTGGGGGGAAATGGTCAGAAGAGAAAGTGTTTGTCAAAATTGAACTTGACCATATTACATCATGAATACcgaaataaattttaaaaagggcattatattaaaatgtgttgttaacagttgagctcaaaagtttatatgccccttgcagaatctgcaaaaatgttaatcattttaacaaaataagaagaatcatgaaaattgcattatatattttttagtactgtcctgagtaaacTATTTCACATAAGAGTTGTTTACAtaaagtccacaagacaaaaaaaatagctgaatttataaacatGACCCCGTTCAAAAGATTacatacccttgattcttaatactgtgtggtttttacctggatgatccacaactgtttttttttttttgttttaagatgattgttcatgagtctcttgtttgtcctgaacagttaaactgagctctgttcttcagaaaaatcctccagatcctgcagattctttagttttccagcatcttctgcatatttgaaccctttccaacAGCGACTGTATAATtctgagatccatcttttcacactgaggacaattgagggactcaaacacttTTAACTATTAAcagctattaaaaaaggttcaaacattcactgatgctccagaaaaaaaacacagcGCATTAATAGTCAGGGATGTAAACTTTTTGAAATGGATGAACAGAAtaaattgtacttttttttgtcttctgggaaacatgtAAGTAGATACTTTAGTAGGGCagaactaaatgaaaaaatatgttctttaaacaaaataaaaaaacaaaatcaacttcttattcaaaagttttcacccctgactcttaatgcatcatgtttccttctggagcatcagtgaatgtttgcagcttttgtaatagttgtgtttgagtccctcagttgtcctcagtgtgaaaacacagatctcaaaatcatacagtcactgctgtaaagggttcaaatatgcaaaagatgcttgaaaactgatgaatctgcaggacctggaggatttttctgaataacagagctcagtttaactgctcaggacaaacgaGACtgatgaacaaccatcacaaaaacataaaaacagtcgtggatcatctaGGTAAAAACCACACAGTATTAAAAATCAAGGGTATgtaacttttgaatggggtcaTTTCTATAAATTCTGCAATTTTTTTCTCTTGTGGACTTTATGTAAACAACTGTTATGTGAAATagtttattcaggacagtactaaataaaaaattacatgcAATGTTCATGATccttattattttgttaaaatgattaacatttttacagattctgcaaggggtatgtaaacttttgagctcaACTGTATGTGGGTTTAATTGTGGgtttaatgtaatttttcacTTGTACTTGTAGAACATTAAGGCCATGTTTCAACCTAGTATTAAGATGCTTTTAGGTGATCTGGTTACAAGTGGTCAGCGCTAAATACAAATGGAAAGTGATCTAAAAAGTATTGTGATTGGATCACTGAAACCATCTACAGAGGAAGGCAAAAATGCATGTGACCACTTCAGATTTTTGTAGTGGAAACTTTATCCGTCCTGAACACATCCCAAACCACAGTAAAGCACCGCCTTCTTGCTGCCCACtcactctagcatgaaagagtacaaagatgtttacatgggttgtaaccagtgcccaaggaagtcgaccggaatttgaagtcggccgcgtgccaccatcttgtagcagaacttcacttgcgttagcatcccattgactcccattcattttggcgtcactttgacagcgaataactttacatctgaggcgtttaaagactccatttgtccattatttatttctaaatatacacgacaatgtataaagggctccattaccttctatgttacattatggccccgtagaaacagtttttgtaaaaataggctaacaattgcgtcataaccactcgactctctgtcgcacagtagagaaattaccgtacagacaggaggagaagctcgcaggcaatagtatgcattaacttaatatggcgtactggcgttacattttaaaatactatacaaaataattaatcagaatacttactcctgctcactcacgccaaagaactccccgctcaagctcgccgtctctgcaagattaacgatggcagttttcaCGCACAgttactagaagatttacatctgtcagacaggttgctgacgtcatcaagcttagtgtgagactgcgcgtcagaaacggaagtgctaaaaatcgctaaaaatgggcttcacttgactcaattgagttccaatggggtcgctgtgtccatttcttttactgtctatggttgTAACATGTTGCGAAAGATTTCTTGTAACTGTGCATGCGTCAAACGGCTGTGTATGCGTTCGAGTCAaattcaagggttagttcacccaaaaatgaaaattctgtcatttattactcacgctcatgctgttccacacccgtaagatcttcgttaatcttcagaacacaaattaagatatttttgttgaaatccgatggcctgcatagccagcaatgacatttcctctctcaagatccattaatgtactaaaaacatatttaaatcagttcatgtgagtacagtggttcagtattaatattataaagagatgagaatatttttggtgcggcaaaaaacgaaataacgacttatatagtgatggccgatttcaaaacactgcttcaggaagcttcggagcgttatgaatcagtgtatcgaatcatgattcgaatcgcatgtcaaactgtcaaatggctgaaatcacgtgactttggcgctctgaaccgctgattcgacactctgattcataacgctccgaagcttcctgaagcagtgttttgaaatcggccatcactttataaatcgttattttgttttttggcccCCCAAAAATattcatcagatttcaactaaaatatcttaatttgtgttctgaagattaacaaaggtcttacgggtgtggaacagcatgagggtaagtaataaattacattattttaatttttgggtgaactaaccctttaacaccaGGTGGAAACAAGCCATAAAAAGGttaaaagtagtccatacaaCTTGTGCACCACACCATGCAAAATCAACGGcatgaaacaaaataataatctcCATTAAACCAATAGAGCCAACCAAGTTGTAGTACTGCAAGATGGTGGCACCCTTGCTACAAATTCATACTGTTTCTTAAATTAACGAGATGACTCGCATGGACTACGTTCATAGTATTATCTTTTTTAACAGCCTGCGTTTAAGAATTGCCATTCTAAGGAAAATGCGCTGTGAGAACATTTAAAGACATGTAGAATAAActcacaacattaaaaacttttagAAAATGCAGCGAAATTATCAATACAAAGTAGCTATCTCTGTCCCTTATGTACGAATGTGCTTTACTATATTATCAAAGTTTAAAAAGCGATTTAAAAAAGGAACAACTATAAGCACTGCACATAGAACAATACAATATTACTTACACATTTATTATACATTACTAACGCAAAACAGCTTCAATAATAGTGCCATGATACTGGAGCacaattgtaaaaaataaataaataaaccacgTTTAAACGTTTTCTATCGATTTATTAACatgaaaacaatacaaaacactCACCTCGCTTTCTTCCTCAGACTGATGAGCCAACCGTCCGCGGAGCATCCGTAGTGACGTCACAGCACGATCGGACCAAAAAGCAAAATTAAAGTCGCGCTTTCACTCATCTTATAATATAGCCAAAATCATAATTATCTACAATCTACAACGACAAAGTCACCAAAAGGAGTATGTTTtggataaaaaacaaatatttaactaTTATGGACCATGACCTACTACTATgaaaatagtaatttatagtaaacactagtgtttttgaaccatactataatagtgtttacaacactttgttaatgaatgctacagcatactgtagtattaactatagtAAACTGACAAACTGCAAtagtagtatactttagtttttacgaCAGTAAACTGTTTGTAGAAAAAGTAGTACAGTATagggtaaagtaatttgtttatattactaatTACCACAGCAactagaattaccacaacaaaaataaatcaattactATTGTAtggtttaaaattattattttttcatgtgGAAAAAACACATACTAGTctacaaatgcattttttcGACAAATTACTGaccagtatatatatatatatatatatatatatatatatatatatatatatatatatatatatatatatatatatatatatatatatattcaacaagaataaaaaaaaaatactctcATAAGAGACTCTGCATTCGACGAACGACTTCTAACCGTAAGTACTGTAGTAATTACGAACTTTAAATATTGACCTAAATCAGTCAAACATTAAGCCCATTTAAATGCCAGCAGTAACGGCCAATTATcgatataatttattttagtgCGAACATAAATGACAATGAATACACATTAGGTGTTATTCAACCGACACATTATTTGATGGAAACGCGATATATCATTTACGGTAATAAGTGTGTCACCAGTCTGACgctcagtgttgccaagtcccgCGGAATTCAGCTACTTTGAGCTCGTCTACTGCCCTAGGAGGAAGGGGGATTTGTTATAGCAACCCTGGCAACCCATTCCGGCATGTTTTTATTTACTACTACAAAGTCGCCGAAATAATGTACGCCTTTTGACAAAGTACGAGCTTCGCCAAGAGTCCATTATGCTGTACTTAAAAACATCCATGCTAACTGTGTGCAGACGCTGTTTCACAGATAAATTATTATGGAGAAGAGGACTGTCTACTACACAAAGTATTTTCTTGTTATTTCTGCTGTACAATCATGTTACACATGTCGTTCTGCACACTGATAGCAAATATTGTGATTAATGACTGGTTCTGTCTTTGTCTTCgagtaaaaacatcattaaaacgAGTTACATTTACCAGCTTGGTACACAGTAtttaatgctgttatttttttacCCAGAATCTCACAATGATGCTTTTCCTCAGATCTATCAAGGACAAACCTTTCCCATCaaaacattttgtcacattTCCCTCATGCAAAGAAGAATGCTGTAtttctttcacaatttgtttACTGTCCGTAagtattgtttttctttcttttttttctttcttctttgttTTACAAAAATTTCTCAGTGAAAGTgaatttttgtaacattttgacCTGATAGAGCTGCATTCACAAGAGGGCTGTTTGGAGGAGGCCGTGGCAGTGTTCACCAGCAGACCCTGAAGGACATTGCAGAAAATATCAGAGAACGCAAGTTCAGAAGGATCGTGGTGATGGCCGGAGCCGGCATCAGCACTCCCAGTGGAATCCCAGACTTCAGGTAAACACTGTTGTCCTCTAATGCACCTGTGAGACAGTGGCGAGGCCAGAAATCTTCAAGTGGGTGGATCTCTATTTTTTgtctaattatatatatatatatatatatatatatatatatatatacagttgcaagaaaaagtatgtgaaccacttgcagaatctgtgaaaatgttaataattttaacaaaataaaggagataatacaaaatgcatgttattttttatttagtactgtcctgagtaagatattttacataaaagatgtttacatataatccacaagacaaaatgaccccattcataagtatgtgaaccattgattctcaatcctgtgtgtggtcacctgatgatccacgactgtttttgtgttttgtgatggttgttcatgagtctcttgtttgttctgaacaGTTAatctgagctctgttcttcagaaaaatcctccagctcctgcagattcatcagttttccagcatcttttgcatatttgaaccctttgggttcaaacattcactgatgctccagaaggaaataTGATGTATTAATAGACAGAGGTTAAAACATTTGGAATTTGatgatcaaggtaaattgtatttattttttcttccgggaaacatgcaagtatcttctgttgcttccgaagggcagtactaaatgaaaaaatatatatatttaaacaaaataagaaaaatttggacatctcatcctgttcaaatgttttaacCTCCGACTCTTAATTTATCAtatttccttctggagcatcggtgaatgtttgaaccttttttaatagttgtgtttgagtccctcagttgtcctcagtgtgaaaacgcAGATCTCAAAttatacagtcactgctggaaagggttcaaatatacaaaaaatgctggaaaactgatgaatctgcaggatctggaggatttttctgaagaacagagctcagtttaactgctcaggacaaacaagagactcatgaacaaccatcacaaaacataaaaacagtcgtggatcatcaggtaaccacacacaggattgagaatcagtggttcacaaacttttggaAAGGGtcatttgaataaattcagctatttattttcttgtggactatatataaacatcttttatgtaaaatatcttactcaggacagtactaaacaaaaaataacatgcattttgtatgatctctcttattttgttaaaattttgcactttttcacagattctgcaagtggttcacactttttcttgcaactaactaactatatatatatatatatatatatatatatatatatatatatatatatatatatatatatatatatatatatataagataatgtatgttattataggttctgacaaaatgataattgctgcagtctatttaaaaatataaaatttgtaaaatatgtttgaatgaatgattcaaggattcactcataaagacttttATTGTGTAATTACTGGACGAATAAgcgtttttgaacgaatctcttgaataaatgattaaattaaatttaataaaaaatgtaacagtcacttgtcgccaccaaCTGAGTGACAATATAACTGATACAATCTTTATTCGAAGCGTTACTTTCAAAAAGATTTAGGCGTGCTCAGTGTTACTGTAGACATCAGTTTAtatctgaaatataaacttttatcaaAGTATATTGTTCTATATTATACCCAATAATTCGAATGTTTGTTAGACAGATATAATGTTGAAAagattttttgtgattttattgatttatattttgattaaCCCTAAACAAGAAACATTtagattaaatataaattataataaaaacaaactgctgAATATTTAACTGGAATGATTCACTAGAATGAATCAGACTTTCCAAAGCTACATATGAGAGACGGGACCGTTTAGATGAACCGATTCGCTAGAATGAATCTGATTTTTCACAGCTGGGGAATAGTAGCTTTTTACTGGAAAAGCTTGTGTTGAAAGCAGGGCTCTTCAAAGCTATTTAGTGTTTGGAGAGTTATTTCCAGACCAAAGTAGTGCCGCCCTGGCCCTTCTGTAGCCTCGCCACTGCTGTGAGACTTTCCTCCAATCTGATTTCTCCCACAGATCACCTGGCAGCGGTCTTTATGACAACCTTCAACAGTACAATCTACCCTACGCCGAGGccatatttgaaataaattactTCCATCACAATCCAAACCCCTTTTTCGCTCTCGCCAAAGAACTTTATCCTGGTAATTACCGACCCAATCTGACACACTACTTCATTCGCCTGCTTCACGATAAGGGGCAGCTGCTCAGGATGTACACGCAAAACATTGACGGACTGGAACGAAGTGAGTCCGCTATCCACATGCACATGCTGGGCGTCTgtgtaaatcatttataaatgtcatttaCCTTTCATGGATTTCAGTGGCTGGCATTCCTCCAGAAATGCTGGTGGAGGCGCACGGAACATTTGCCACGGCCACGTGCACGGTTTGCCGGAGGGATTACCAGGGAGAGGAACTCCGGGTAATTATGGCagcaaatgatttctgaaggatcatgtgacactgaagactggagtaatgatgctgagaattcagctttgatcacaggaataaattactttttattatatattcacatggaaaacagttattttaa is part of the Chanodichthys erythropterus isolate Z2021 chromosome 11, ASM2448905v1, whole genome shotgun sequence genome and harbors:
- the LOC137030104 gene encoding gastrula zinc finger protein XlCGF28.1-like isoform X1; translation: MEFVEESGDISDAESCRMNDEDVEEQRELMESNEENQTQNETENQESPNFKYGEITISLQTDGGFNQEATNSFTCHHCGKTFSRKGHLKYHIRVHTGERPYKCSRCEKTFTQKGHLGAHIITHTGERPFTCPQCGKGFTSKGNLNVHIKIHTQDRPFMCPQCGKTYTCNGHLKDHLRSHNGERPFTCPQCGKSFARKGNLNIHIRSHTKERLYTCPQCGKSFIYKGHLKEHIGIHTGERPFACPQCGKCFTRKGSLNVHMKSHTRESLYNCPQCEKTFQTKGHLDGHIRIHTGEKPFTCPQCERSFTQRRLLKHHIRIHTG
- the sirt3 gene encoding NAD-dependent protein deacetylase sirtuin-3, mitochondrial isoform X1; protein product: MLYLKTSMLTVCRRCFTDKLLWRRGLSTTQNLSRTNLSHQNILSHFPHAKKNAVFLSQFVYCPAAFTRGLFGGGRGSVHQQTLKDIAENIRERKFRRIVVMAGAGISTPSGIPDFRSPGSGLYDNLQQYNLPYAEAIFEINYFHHNPNPFFALAKELYPGNYRPNLTHYFIRLLHDKGQLLRMYTQNIDGLERMAGIPPEMLVEAHGTFATATCTVCRRDYQGEELRNDIMEGKIPKCPTCKGIVKPDIVFFGEELPQQFFSYLTDFPVADLLIVMGTSLEVEPFASLAGAVRGSVSRLLINRDLVGPFAWGSQRHNDVAELGDVVSGVKKLVELLGWKQELEALMNAGGDEASVNKE
- the LOC137030104 gene encoding gastrula zinc finger protein XlCGF28.1-like isoform X2, which translates into the protein MGQIVPELMESNEENQTQNETENQESPNFKYGEITISLQTDGGFNQEATNSFTCHHCGKTFSRKGHLKYHIRVHTGERPYKCSRCEKTFTQKGHLGAHIITHTGERPFTCPQCGKGFTSKGNLNVHIKIHTQDRPFMCPQCGKTYTCNGHLKDHLRSHNGERPFTCPQCGKSFARKGNLNIHIRSHTKERLYTCPQCGKSFIYKGHLKEHIGIHTGERPFACPQCGKCFTRKGSLNVHMKSHTRESLYNCPQCEKTFQTKGHLDGHIRIHTGEKPFTCPQCERSFTQRRLLKHHIRIHTG
- the sirt3 gene encoding NAD-dependent protein deacetylase sirtuin-3, mitochondrial isoform X3; this encodes MLYLKTSMLTVCRRCFTDKLLWRRGLSTTQNLSRTNLSHQNILSHFPHAKKNAVFLSQFVYCPAAFTRGLFGGGRGSVHQQTLKDIAENIRERKFRRIVVMAGAGISTPSGIPDFRSPGSGLYDNLQQYNLPYAEAIFEINYFHHNPNPFFALAKELYPGNYRPNLTHYFIRLLHDKGQLLRMYTQNIDGLERMAGIPPEMLVEAHGTFATATCTVCRRDYQGEELRNDIMEGKIPKCPTCKGIVKPDIVFFGEELPQQFFSYLTDFPVADLLIVMGTSLERTQTELLQEKLS
- the sirt3 gene encoding NAD-dependent protein deacetylase sirtuin-3, mitochondrial isoform X2, whose protein sequence is MLYLKTSMLTVCRRCFTDKLLWRRGLSTTQNLSRTNLSHQNILSHFPHAKKNAVFLSQFVYCPAAFTRGLFGGGRGSVHQQTLKDIAENIRERKFRRIVVMAGAGISTPSGIPDFRSPGSGLYDNLQQYNLPYAEAIFEINYFHHNPNPFFALAKELYPGNYRPNLTHYFIRLLHDKGQLLRMYTQNIDGLERMAGIPPEMLVEAHGTFATATCTVCRRDYQGEELRNDIMEGKIPKCPTCKGIVKPDIVFFGEELPQQFFSYLTDFPVADLLIVMGTSLEQRTQTELLQEKLS